CAATAATCATATTTACCTCACCTGGACCCAGTTTGATGTTTACGGCAGTACAAACCCTGCTGACAGCAGCATTATCCTGTTCTCGAAATCTTTGGACGGAGGGGACTCCTGGTCTGCTCCCTTGCGGATCAACAAGGTGGCCGGGGATTGTATTGACAGTGATGATACCGTGGAAGGAGCTGTGCCCGCAGTAGGGCCAAATGGTGAAATTTACGTCACATGGGCCGGACCGACCGGCCTTGTTTTCAACCGTTCAACAGACCAGGGAGAAACCTGGCTGGAAACGGAAATTTTGATCAGTACCCTGCCGGGAGGATGGGATTTTGGTGTGCCGGGGATTTACCGCAGCAACGGACTGCCCATTACCAAATGTGATCTGAGTGGCGGACCCAATCACGGAACGATATACGTGAACTGGTCCGACCAGCGCAATGGTGGTAATGACACGGATATCTGGTTGTCCAAATCAACGGATGGAGGCGACACATGGAGCGCGCCCATACGTGTCAATGACGATGAACCGGGGCATCAGCAGTTCTTTACCTGGATGGATATAGACCAGACCAACGGCAACCTGTTTTTTGTATTTTATGACCGAAGAAATTACATGGATACGCAAACAGATGTATCCCTGGCCTGGTCCACTGATGGAGGCAACAGCTTTACAAACAAGATCATCAGTGAAAGCCCGTTTATCCCTAACGAAGGGGTTTTCTTTGGAGATTACACCAACCTTACCGTTCATGATAATATCGTGCGTCCCATCTGGACGCGCCTGCATGAGGGGCAACTGAGTGTATGGACAGACGTAACGCCTTTTCAGCACGTTGTCAATGCCGTCAGGGAACCTTCAAGCGGGAACCTGAATGAGTTCAGCCAATTTCCTAATCCGACTTCGGATATGGCCTATATTTCCTTTAAACTTCATGATGCCCGGGTGGTCAACCTGAAATTGTTTGATGGTAATGGCCGTCAGGTAGCTGTCCTGCTTCAGAATGAATCACTGGGTTACGGGAAACATATCATTCCGGTGGATTTAAAGACCCTGAAACTTCAAAGTGGTTTGTATTATCCGCAGCTAACCATAGACGGGAAGGTAAAAACACTAAAAATGCTGATGGTGGAATAATTCCCTGCCGAAGTGTATGGAAAAAGGTTAAAAACGCAACAATCGGTTCAGGAGTGCCCGGGAGAATTTCAGCGTAGGCATACTCGAAATGATTTTAAGATCTTCGGCCAGGGAGGTTTCCTCATCCAGAAATTTTAGGATATACTGAATTTTTGTTTTTCTGAACAATCCTGAAAAAAGCCGGGCCCCCAAATGGTTTTCCCCGGCCAATACATCCAGCATGATCATGTCATAAAACCAGAATTTTGTCCTTTTTGAAAATTTGGACAAGTCATGGTTATTTTTCAAAAAATCCACAAACTCAGCGGTTTTTTTGGTCGTATTCATGAAAGTATATCCGGTACTGGCTTTGGTCCAGCCGCCGGCTGTTCCCATATTCAGGATATTGGGAGTATTGTATTTTTCGAAATCAAAAGAGGTCATGGGAATGGATCCTTTTTCCGTTTCCACGATGCTGTAACCGATGATTTGGTGTGTGGATAAATATGCCCGGATTTCGTTTTCATAGGCGGATTGTTCCAGTAAATTCTCGGAAAAAAGAGTATATTCCACCAGGGCCAGGTTCTTTTGCAAAGGCAACACATACATAAACCGGGTATTGCCCTTTTGCGGCACCCGGAAATCCATGAAGGTGGCCATTTGATCATCGAACTGGTCCGTTTCCGTTTTGATAAACCATCCGACAAAATGCTGTTGTAAAACAGGATATTTTTGTTGACGGAGGAACTCCTTTGATAAAATGACGCTGTTAAAAACTTTTTCCGCCAGGTAACTTTCTGTGGCCGTTTCAACCCTTACGCCGTCAGCGGTATCTACAATGGATCGAACGGAATCCTGAATAAACGTAAAATTGGCTGTTTTGTCAAGGGTTTCCCAAATGGCCTTGTAAAAAGCTTCACTACGGATCATTTTGTAAGTATAAGGGGCGATGGAAAACCTTTTTTCAAAGTCGGTGCCCCCAAAAAAAATATCGCTCCAGGATTTGGCGAGGAATTCATCCCATTGCCCTTTTTCTTTTTCCCAAAAACACCAGGTCCGGTCATTGCTCATCTTTTTTGTGACATCGATCAGGGCGATCGATTTCTGGTCAAAAAAGGGATCCTTCGCCATCCTGTAGGCCAGCATCAATCCGGAGGCTCCTGCGCCTGTTATGATATAGTCGTATTGGTTCATTCAGCAATTAATCAACTGGAAAATGGTGTTGTCCTTCGTTAAAACAACACTTCCAATGCCTGGTATGGTTTTAGTGATATTTTTTTTCGTGCCCAAAGTTAATTTACTTTGCCGGATCAATAACAAGATTGCAGTTTTTTATCCTTTGAAAAATACGGGAATGAAATGATAGTATTCTTCCCCTAAAATAATATATTGTAGTTGTTAATTTTGAGCATCATTAAAAAAATACCGCAATGGAAAAAAGAAAAAATATAATCCTTGCCGCGATTAACGTGGTATGGTTTGCCGTCATGGTAACGGTAAATGCCCTGGCCAACATCCTGCCCATCAACGGAAAAAATACCGGAGAAATTTCAGATCAATACCCTAATTTGTTCGTGCCGGCCGGCATTACTTTTTCCATTTGGGGATTGATTTATTTACTGCTGCTGATTTTTGTGATTAATCAGTTATATCTCGCCGTAAAAGAAAAAACCATGGGACTATTATCTATAAAAAGCAGCCTGGTTTTTGGCCTTACCTGTATCCTTAATGCCCTTTGGATTCTGGCCTGGCATTATGAAATCGTGGCTTTATCGCTATTGATCATGGTGGGACTCCTTTTGTCATTGATCTATCTGTTCAGGCAAATCGAAGCTTCTCTGCCGCTAAACAAACAGGGAATCATCGCTGTATCGGTTCCGATCAGCGTTTACCTGGGCTGGATTTCCGTTGCCACAATAGCCAATGTAACGTCTTTGCTGGTATCCGTCAACTGGAACAGTTTTGGTATTGCACCCATTATCTGGACCATACTGATGATTCTTGTCGGCGGGGCATTGGGAGTGATCATGTTGCTAAAAAAGCAAAACATAGCCTACGCAGCGGTGATTCTTTGGGCCTATGCCGGCATAATCATAAAAAGAATGGCGGAAGATCCTGTCCGAAATGAAATCCTTTATGTGGTTTATGGAGTGATGGCCGTGATCATTGTATTAATGATCAATACTATTGTGAGAATGGCCCGGAAAAGACAATAAGGGTTAGCCGTTTAATCTCCTTAGGGATGGTTCAAAAATAATCGCTTTAAATAAAATTTCGATTGCCCAGTGCTTTAGCGCTGGGTAAAATATCATCAAGAACCCAGGCCTTTAGGCCTTACAACCATAAGAGAGGCTGAAAGCCCTGTAGCTTTGTTTTTTTGTATTTCCTGCACCAAAGCACAGGGCGATGGATGGCTTTTTAATAATTAAATTTCCTTATTCAAAATATATAATTAAACTTTTGGTACACGGTAACTACGTAAATAGCTGCCAATTATTGCACTGCAAAAAAAAATCCCGAATTTTGACTTAAGCCAAAATTCGGGATATCTTATTTTTTTAAAAGCAGAAAAACCAACCCTGTTAATTTTTCCGGTTGAGCATATCGTGCATGATCTTTAATGTTTCATCGATATAAACATCCTTGCTAACGGACTTGATCCAGTCTGTGTTCCTCGCTTCTTTGGACTCATCAGCATGGATGGAAGGCAGGTCTGTTTCCAGGTTTCGGATGCCACCCACGACTTCTGTTTTGAACATATCTTTGTATAAGGCAGATTCTTTATCCTGTTTTTCTTTTTCTTCCAGGAAAGTGTTCAGTTTAAGGCTGTAAGCTGTTTCTTCCCGCTGTTTCTGGAACCGGCGGGCATTTTCAAGTATTTTATTAAAAGCCTCGCTGCTGCCGATTCTTTCTTCACTCTTTTTACGCAATTTATCCTTATTCTGGACCTGGAATACATTCTGGCTGTAGGCCACAGGATCAATTTCGTCCCATCCCAGGCAATGGGCTTCTTCTCTTTCACCGGATTCAATGAATTGATAACTGTCGGGAAGAATGATATCGGGAATAACCCCTTTTTTCTGGGTTGAGGTTCCATTGATGCGATAAAACTTTTGGATGGTCAGTTTTATATCACCCAGTGGCTTATATTCTTCATAACCGTTGACTGTTTTATCCAGGTTCACAAATGTCTGAACGGTGCCTTTGCCAAAGGTGGATTTGCTGCCCACAATGAGGGCACGGTTGTAATCCTGCAGCGCGGCGGCGAGGATTTCCGAAGCCGAAGCACTTCCCGAATTGACCATGAGGATAAGGGGCCCGTCATAACTGACACTTGGGTTAAAATCTTGTTTTACCAACGGGTTTTTCCCTTTGGACTTCACCTGCACGATCGGTCCTCTTTCAATGAATAATCCGGACATTTTCACCACTTCTTCCAGTGAGCCTCCTCCATTATTCCTGATATCCATAATAATGCCATCCACTTTGGCGGCTTTAAGTTTTTCGATTTCCTTAGCCACATCAGCCGCACAAAAACGGCCGTCTTCATGCTCAAAATCAGCATAAAAACTGGGCAGGTACAAATAACCTATTTTCTCCCCTTCCTTTTCTCCGTCCAGGATCAAAGACCTGGCATAACTTTCATCAATGATCACAATATCCCTTACAATATGGATCTCCTTGATGGTGCCATCGCCTTTTTTGACGGTAAGGGTAACCTTGGTATCCTTATCCCCGCGGATCAGCTGCACTACATCATCGATCTCCATGCCTTTAATGTCCACAGGCTCCTCATTTTCCTGGGCCACTTTAAGGATAATATCATTCTCTTCGAGTTCTTTACCTTTCCAGGCGGGGCCACCCACTACGATACTGGCAACCTTTGTGTAATCCTTATCTGTCAGTAACCGGGCTCCGATCCCTTCGAGCCTTCCACTGAAACTGATGTTGAAATTTTCTTTGTCTATCGGTTTAAAGTAATTGGTATGCGGATCAAAGACAGAGGTTACGGCATTGAGAAAATATCCCAGGCGATCATTGCGTTTGAGCTTATGCAACCTTCCATACCAGCTGTCGAACATTTCCAATACTTCTCCACGCGCTTCTGCTTCGAGGGCTTCTTCCGATTTCTTTTCCCCTTCTTCTCCTACCTCCTTCTGCTCTTCGATTTTATCCACATAACGGGAGAGGGTTTCGTATTTCAGGTATTTTCGCCAAAATTCTTTTAATTCAAGGTCATTTTTGGGAATTTTCCGTTTTTCACCATCCATTTCAACCTTTTCATCAAGGGTGAAGTCAAAAGGTTTGGACAAAATATCCCTGTAAAACGACTGGGTCTTATCCAGATTCGCGTCGAAAATTTCAAGCGAGAGGTTGAAAAATTCATAGGTTCCCTTTTTCGCTTCATCATCGAGATCCTTTTCATACACCTTCAGTCTTTCGATATCTTCCTGGGTCACAAAACGACCATATCCAAAAAGCTGGTCTACATACTCGTCAT
This sequence is a window from Lewinellaceae bacterium. Protein-coding genes within it:
- a CDS encoding T9SS type A sorting domain-containing protein; protein product: MIKNCLLFFLIFIVGLTPRAKAQNVLISTSSNPNEPSIKIDPVHPERLVAATNLDNYYVSADTGHTWTHEHLSSSYGVWGDPVIDVDTSGHFYFFHLSNPSDGNWIDRIVCQKSTDNGEVWSDGTFTGLNGNKAQDKHWSIVDRTNNHIYLTWTQFDVYGSTNPADSSIILFSKSLDGGDSWSAPLRINKVAGDCIDSDDTVEGAVPAVGPNGEIYVTWAGPTGLVFNRSTDQGETWLETEILISTLPGGWDFGVPGIYRSNGLPITKCDLSGGPNHGTIYVNWSDQRNGGNDTDIWLSKSTDGGDTWSAPIRVNDDEPGHQQFFTWMDIDQTNGNLFFVFYDRRNYMDTQTDVSLAWSTDGGNSFTNKIISESPFIPNEGVFFGDYTNLTVHDNIVRPIWTRLHEGQLSVWTDVTPFQHVVNAVREPSSGNLNEFSQFPNPTSDMAYISFKLHDARVVNLKLFDGNGRQVAVLLQNESLGYGKHIIPVDLKTLKLQSGLYYPQLTIDGKVKTLKMLMVE
- a CDS encoding lycopene cyclase codes for the protein MNQYDYIITGAGASGLMLAYRMAKDPFFDQKSIALIDVTKKMSNDRTWCFWEKEKGQWDEFLAKSWSDIFFGGTDFEKRFSIAPYTYKMIRSEAFYKAIWETLDKTANFTFIQDSVRSIVDTADGVRVETATESYLAEKVFNSVILSKEFLRQQKYPVLQQHFVGWFIKTETDQFDDQMATFMDFRVPQKGNTRFMYVLPLQKNLALVEYTLFSENLLEQSAYENEIRAYLSTHQIIGYSIVETEKGSIPMTSFDFEKYNTPNILNMGTAGGWTKASTGYTFMNTTKKTAEFVDFLKNNHDLSKFSKRTKFWFYDMIMLDVLAGENHLGARLFSGLFRKTKIQYILKFLDEETSLAEDLKIISSMPTLKFSRALLNRLLRF
- a CDS encoding tryptophan-rich sensory protein — translated: MEKRKNIILAAINVVWFAVMVTVNALANILPINGKNTGEISDQYPNLFVPAGITFSIWGLIYLLLLIFVINQLYLAVKEKTMGLLSIKSSLVFGLTCILNALWILAWHYEIVALSLLIMVGLLLSLIYLFRQIEASLPLNKQGIIAVSVPISVYLGWISVATIANVTSLLVSVNWNSFGIAPIIWTILMILVGGALGVIMLLKKQNIAYAAVILWAYAGIIIKRMAEDPVRNEILYVVYGVMAVIIVLMINTIVRMARKRQ
- a CDS encoding carboxy terminal-processing peptidase, which codes for MKIKKGIIYLSVSIIAIFLLAGAMFPQGTNEEKEAVLMQTILRGLDYMHYQPLEIDDDFSEMVYDEYVDQLFGYGRFVTQEDIERLKVYEKDLDDEAKKGTYEFFNLSLEIFDANLDKTQSFYRDILSKPFDFTLDEKVEMDGEKRKIPKNDLELKEFWRKYLKYETLSRYVDKIEEQKEVGEEGEKKSEEALEAEARGEVLEMFDSWYGRLHKLKRNDRLGYFLNAVTSVFDPHTNYFKPIDKENFNISFSGRLEGIGARLLTDKDYTKVASIVVGGPAWKGKELEENDIILKVAQENEEPVDIKGMEIDDVVQLIRGDKDTKVTLTVKKGDGTIKEIHIVRDIVIIDESYARSLILDGEKEGEKIGYLYLPSFYADFEHEDGRFCAADVAKEIEKLKAAKVDGIIMDIRNNGGGSLEEVVKMSGLFIERGPIVQVKSKGKNPLVKQDFNPSVSYDGPLILMVNSGSASASEILAAALQDYNRALIVGSKSTFGKGTVQTFVNLDKTVNGYEEYKPLGDIKLTIQKFYRINGTSTQKKGVIPDIILPDSYQFIESGEREEAHCLGWDEIDPVAYSQNVFQVQNKDKLRKKSEERIGSSEAFNKILENARRFQKQREETAYSLKLNTFLEEKEKQDKESALYKDMFKTEVVGGIRNLETDLPSIHADESKEARNTDWIKSVSKDVYIDETLKIMHDMLNRKN